Proteins encoded in a region of the Streptomyces sp. PCS3-D2 genome:
- a CDS encoding CGNR zinc finger domain-containing protein yields the protein MTTADPRPLTGEPIALDLLNTRWMREGEPVDLFAGAFGLGRVEGLAVWLRSTGLADRFQADAPTLVHLMTAREALARAVADPADDSARALVDAVLEHGRIRATLTPEGPGERAEFADPAWGPAWTAARDYLDLLSSTPERIRACASETCILHFHDTSRNGTRRWCSMSSCGNRAKASRHYARTRER from the coding sequence ATGACGACTGCGGACCCGCGACCCCTGACCGGGGAGCCGATCGCCCTCGACCTGCTGAACACGCGCTGGATGCGCGAGGGTGAGCCCGTCGACCTCTTCGCCGGCGCCTTCGGTCTCGGCCGGGTCGAAGGGCTCGCGGTCTGGCTGCGGTCCACCGGACTGGCCGACCGGTTCCAGGCCGACGCCCCGACCCTCGTCCACCTGATGACCGCGCGCGAGGCCTTGGCCCGCGCGGTGGCGGACCCGGCCGACGACAGTGCACGGGCACTCGTGGACGCCGTACTGGAGCACGGCCGCATCCGCGCCACCCTGACCCCCGAAGGTCCCGGCGAGCGGGCCGAGTTCGCCGATCCGGCCTGGGGTCCGGCCTGGACGGCCGCGCGCGACTACCTCGACCTGCTGAGCTCGACGCCCGAGCGGATCCGCGCCTGCGCCTCGGAGACGTGCATCCTGCACTTCCACGACACCTCGCGCAACGGAACGCGGCGGTGGTGCTCGATGTCGTCCTGCGGGAACAGGGCGAAGGCCTCGCGCCACTACGCGCGCACGCGCGAGCGCTGA
- a CDS encoding VOC family protein translates to MTTAISKLRTGHVGLNVTDLDRSLAFYRDALGFQALEEGKEEGRRFAFLGQDGEPVLTLWQQADGPFVPTAAGLHHLALSAGTVEEVRAYEERLRGLGVTFAHEGLVAHGEGTASGGIFFHDPDGIRLEISVPAGAEGAPAPTAGAPTCGFFS, encoded by the coding sequence ATGACCACCGCCATCAGCAAGCTCCGCACCGGGCACGTCGGCCTGAACGTCACCGATCTGGACCGCTCGCTCGCCTTCTACCGGGACGCCCTCGGCTTCCAGGCGCTGGAGGAAGGCAAGGAGGAGGGCCGCCGCTTCGCCTTCCTGGGCCAGGACGGCGAGCCCGTCCTCACGCTCTGGCAGCAGGCCGACGGCCCCTTCGTGCCAACCGCTGCGGGCCTGCACCACCTGGCCCTCTCGGCCGGCACGGTCGAGGAGGTGCGCGCGTACGAGGAGCGGCTGCGCGGCCTGGGCGTCACCTTCGCCCACGAGGGCCTCGTCGCGCACGGCGAGGGCACGGCCTCCGGCGGCATCTTCTTCCACGACCCCGACGGCATCCGCCTGGAGATCTCCGTACCGGCCGGTGCCGAGGGTGCCCCCGCTCCCACCGCAGGGGCGCCGACCTGCGGGTTCTTCTCATGA
- a CDS encoding pyridoxamine 5'-phosphate oxidase family protein, with the protein MSGVYHRGSLAVQERVGVRGPAEHVGRSITTGIRDVAAAFLELQPHLVVGAADGAGRMWASWLTGPPGFVRATGPHRIAVTSGPLAGDPLAEALATAGTRLGTLALDPRTRRRMRLNGTLATTPRGFAVEAEQVFANCPKYLQKRQPLERVAEGAGVVHRGDALTAGQVRTVRAADTFFVATTGPDGADASHRGGLPGFVEVLSPAELAWPDYAGNSMFLTLGNLTADPRAGLLFPDWESGAVLQLSGRARTEFASDGSRRTRFRVESVVEAVHPGRLLWSTPEYSPHLGSTTR; encoded by the coding sequence ATGAGCGGGGTCTATCACCGGGGTTCGCTGGCGGTGCAGGAGCGGGTCGGCGTGCGCGGGCCGGCCGAGCACGTCGGCCGTTCGATCACAACGGGCATCCGCGACGTCGCCGCGGCCTTCCTGGAGCTCCAGCCGCACCTGGTCGTCGGGGCCGCGGACGGCGCCGGCCGGATGTGGGCCTCCTGGCTCACCGGGCCGCCCGGCTTCGTGCGGGCCACCGGCCCGCACCGGATCGCCGTCACGAGCGGTCCGCTCGCGGGTGATCCGCTCGCCGAAGCGCTGGCCACGGCCGGGACCCGGCTCGGGACCCTCGCCCTCGACCCGCGCACCCGGCGCCGGATGCGGCTCAACGGAACGCTCGCGACGACCCCGCGGGGCTTCGCCGTCGAGGCGGAGCAGGTCTTCGCCAACTGTCCGAAGTACCTGCAGAAGCGGCAGCCGCTGGAACGGGTCGCGGAGGGGGCCGGAGTGGTGCACCGCGGGGACGCGCTCACCGCCGGCCAGGTGCGGACCGTACGGGCGGCCGACACCTTCTTCGTCGCCACCACGGGACCGGACGGGGCCGACGCCAGCCACCGCGGCGGCTTGCCGGGCTTCGTGGAGGTGCTGTCACCGGCCGAGCTGGCCTGGCCCGACTACGCGGGCAACTCCATGTTCCTGACCCTGGGGAACCTGACCGCCGACCCGCGGGCCGGGCTGCTCTTCCCGGACTGGGAGAGCGGGGCCGTCCTCCAGCTCAGCGGCCGGGCCCGGACGGAGTTCGCGTCCGACGGCAGCCGTCGCACCCGCTTCAGGGTGGAGTCGGTGGTGGAGGCCGTACATCCGGGGCGGCTGTTGTGGAGCACCCCGGAGTACTCCCCTCACCTCGGGAGCACCACCAGGTAG
- the pepN gene encoding aminopeptidase N: MPGENLSREEARERAELLSVDGYEVVLDISSAVDEAEPAEGPRTFRSVTTIRFRAATPGGATFADLIAPSVNSVTLNGRALDVSAVFDGARIALDGLASENVLVVDANCAYSRTGEGLHRFVDPEDGEVYLYTQYEPADARRVYANFEQPDLKAPYRFEVTAPEGWQVWSNGAEESREGRTRRFAETAPISTYITCVVAGPYHYVTDTYTRGDLTIPLGAMCRKGLAKHFDADDVFLVTKQGFDLFHEIFDYPYPFGKYDQAFVPEYNLGAMENPGMVTFREEYIFRGKVTQASYERRANVILHEMAHMWFGDLVTMKWWDDLWLKESFADFMGSFGLVEATRFDQAWVTFANNRKAWAYRADQLPSTHPITADIRDLEDAKLNFDGITYAKGAAVLKQLVAYVGREAFLEGARRYFKANAYGNTTLDDLLSVLGEVSGRDMTEWSRAWLQTAGVNVLTPVVTHDAQGRIAELAVVQEGDELRPHRVGVGLYRREPDGSLVRYARAEADVRGSRSVIGELSGQDRPDLVLVNDEDLTYCKVRFDEGSLAALRAHLGDLTDPLARALSWSALWNLTRDGLMPAHDFVSLVLAHAGRETDVGVLQQLHAQARASVTHYAAPDRREQVGRDLAAGALHELRAAAPGSEHQLTWARFFAASAATEGDFQLLLGLLEGSARIDGLEVDQELRWDFLLPLAAHGAVDEAVLAAELARDDTASGKRHQVRCLAARPSQAVKDQAWAAVVESDALSNALVEATIAGMQQSSQRDLLAAHAGRYFEVIERVWSDRSIQIAMDIVKGLYPSLQGDAATLDATDAWLAGHEAAAPALRRLVLESRDDLARALAAQRCDAAAG, from the coding sequence GTGCCCGGAGAGAATCTGTCCCGCGAGGAGGCCCGCGAGCGGGCCGAGCTGCTGTCCGTCGACGGGTACGAGGTCGTCCTCGACATCAGCTCGGCGGTGGACGAGGCCGAGCCGGCCGAGGGCCCGCGGACCTTCCGCTCGGTGACGACGATCCGCTTCCGGGCCGCGACGCCCGGCGGTGCCACCTTCGCGGACCTGATCGCGCCGTCGGTGAACTCGGTGACCCTGAACGGGCGGGCGCTGGACGTGTCCGCCGTCTTCGACGGGGCCCGGATCGCCCTGGACGGCCTGGCCTCCGAGAACGTCCTGGTGGTGGACGCGAACTGTGCGTACAGCCGGACGGGCGAGGGCCTGCACCGCTTCGTGGACCCGGAGGACGGCGAGGTCTACCTCTACACGCAGTACGAACCGGCCGACGCCCGCCGGGTGTACGCGAACTTCGAGCAGCCCGACCTGAAGGCGCCCTACCGCTTCGAGGTCACCGCGCCGGAGGGCTGGCAGGTGTGGAGCAACGGCGCCGAGGAGTCCCGCGAGGGCCGGACCCGCCGCTTCGCCGAGACCGCGCCGATCTCCACGTACATCACCTGCGTGGTTGCGGGGCCGTACCACTACGTGACGGACACCTACACCCGCGGCGACCTGACCATCCCGCTGGGCGCCATGTGCCGCAAGGGCCTGGCGAAGCACTTCGACGCGGACGACGTCTTCCTCGTCACCAAGCAGGGCTTCGACCTCTTCCACGAGATCTTCGACTACCCCTACCCCTTCGGGAAGTACGACCAGGCCTTCGTGCCGGAGTACAACCTGGGCGCCATGGAGAACCCGGGGATGGTGACCTTCCGGGAGGAGTACATCTTCCGCGGCAAGGTCACGCAGGCCTCGTACGAGCGGCGCGCGAACGTGATCCTCCACGAGATGGCGCACATGTGGTTCGGCGACCTGGTCACCATGAAGTGGTGGGACGACCTGTGGCTGAAGGAGTCCTTCGCGGACTTCATGGGCTCCTTCGGGCTCGTCGAGGCCACCCGCTTCGACCAGGCCTGGGTGACCTTCGCCAACAACCGCAAGGCGTGGGCCTACCGCGCCGACCAGCTGCCGTCCACGCACCCGATCACGGCCGACATCCGTGACCTGGAGGACGCGAAGCTGAACTTCGACGGCATCACCTACGCCAAGGGCGCGGCGGTGCTCAAGCAGCTGGTCGCCTACGTGGGCCGGGAGGCGTTCCTGGAGGGCGCGCGCCGCTACTTCAAGGCGAACGCCTACGGGAACACCACCCTCGACGACCTGCTGTCGGTACTCGGCGAGGTGTCCGGCCGCGACATGACCGAGTGGTCGCGGGCCTGGCTGCAGACGGCGGGCGTGAACGTGCTGACGCCGGTGGTGACCCACGACGCCCAGGGGCGGATCGCCGAGCTCGCCGTCGTCCAGGAGGGCGACGAGCTGCGTCCGCACCGGGTCGGCGTCGGCCTGTACCGGCGGGAGCCGGACGGCTCGCTGGTCCGCTACGCGCGAGCCGAGGCCGACGTCCGCGGATCCCGCTCGGTGATCGGGGAGCTGTCCGGGCAGGACCGGCCCGACCTGGTCCTGGTCAACGACGAGGACCTCACCTACTGCAAGGTCCGTTTCGACGAGGGTTCGCTGGCCGCGCTGCGCGCGCACCTGGGCGACCTGACGGATCCGCTGGCGCGGGCGCTGAGCTGGTCGGCGCTGTGGAACCTGACGCGGGACGGCCTGATGCCGGCGCACGACTTCGTCTCGCTGGTACTGGCGCACGCGGGCCGGGAGACGGACGTCGGCGTCCTGCAGCAGCTGCACGCGCAGGCTCGCGCCTCGGTCACCCACTACGCGGCGCCGGACCGGCGCGAGCAGGTCGGCCGGGACCTGGCGGCGGGAGCGCTGCACGAGCTGCGGGCGGCGGCGCCGGGGTCGGAGCACCAGCTGACCTGGGCTCGGTTCTTCGCGGCGAGCGCGGCGACCGAGGGCGACTTCCAGCTGCTCCTCGGGCTGCTGGAGGGCTCGGCGCGGATCGACGGGCTGGAGGTGGACCAGGAGCTGCGCTGGGACTTCCTGCTGCCGCTGGCCGCGCACGGTGCGGTGGACGAGGCAGTCCTCGCCGCCGAACTGGCGCGGGACGACACGGCGTCGGGCAAGCGGCACCAGGTGCGGTGCCTGGCGGCTCGCCCCTCGCAGGCGGTGAAGGACCAGGCATGGGCCGCGGTCGTCGAGTCGGACGCGCTGTCGAACGCCCTGGTGGAGGCGACGATCGCGGGTATGCAGCAGTCGTCGCAGCGGGACCTGCTGGCGGCCCACGCGGGGCGCTACTTCGAGGTCATCGAGCGGGTGTGGTCGGACCGGTCGATCCAGATCGCGATGGACATTGTCAAGGGGCTCTACCCCTCGCTCCAGGGCGACGCCGCCACGCTGGACGCCACGGACGCCTGGCTGGCCGGACACGAGGCCGCCGCCCCGGCGCTGCGCCGCCTGGTCCTGGAGTCCCGCGACGACCTGGCCCGGGCCCTTGCCGCGCAGCGGTGCGACGCGGCGGCCGGCTGA
- a CDS encoding DsbA family protein, with protein MSETQVREKTPVDFWFDPLCPWAWMTSRWMLEVEKVRDVEVRWHVMSLAVLNENKLDELPEVYRELLGPKGWAPVRVVIAAQQKHGDEITGKLYTALGTRIHNEDKGATREVIAEALAEVGLPAELLAYADSDEYDEVLRASHDNGIDRVGQEVGTPVISVPGADGEGDVAFFGPVVTPTPRGEAAARLWDGTLLVASTPGFYEIKRTRTKGPSFE; from the coding sequence ATGAGCGAGACCCAGGTGCGCGAGAAGACCCCGGTCGACTTCTGGTTCGACCCGCTCTGCCCTTGGGCCTGGATGACGTCCCGTTGGATGCTGGAGGTCGAGAAGGTCCGCGACGTCGAGGTGCGCTGGCACGTGATGAGCCTGGCCGTGCTCAACGAGAACAAGCTCGACGAGCTGCCCGAGGTCTACCGCGAGCTCCTCGGCCCCAAGGGCTGGGCGCCGGTGCGCGTGGTGATAGCCGCCCAGCAGAAGCACGGCGACGAGATCACCGGCAAGCTCTACACCGCGCTCGGCACCCGCATCCACAACGAGGACAAGGGCGCGACCCGTGAGGTGATCGCCGAGGCGCTGGCCGAGGTCGGCCTGCCGGCCGAGCTGCTCGCGTACGCCGACTCCGACGAGTACGACGAGGTGCTGCGGGCCTCGCACGACAACGGCATCGACCGCGTGGGCCAGGAGGTCGGCACTCCGGTGATCTCCGTTCCGGGCGCCGACGGCGAGGGCGACGTCGCCTTCTTCGGCCCCGTCGTGACCCCGACCCCGCGCGGCGAGGCCGCCGCCCGGCTGTGGGACGGCACCCTGCTCGTCGCCTCCACGCCCGGCTTCTACGAGATCAAGCGGACCCGCACCAAGGGCCCGTCCTTCGAGTAG
- a CDS encoding superoxide dismutase translates to MAIYTLPELPYDYAALEPVINPQIIELHHDKHHAAYVTGANNTLEQLAEARDKENWGALNGLEKNLAFHLSGHILHSIYWHNMASPKTGEGGGEPTAADGLGELADAITESFGSFAKFKKQLTFASSATQGSGWGVLAYEPVSGRLVVEQVYDHQGNVGVASTPILVFDAWEHAFYLQYKNQKVDFIEAMWNVVNWQDVSRRYADAKANTPLLIPVKG, encoded by the coding sequence ATGGCCATCTACACGCTTCCTGAGCTTCCGTACGACTACGCGGCGCTGGAGCCGGTGATCAACCCGCAGATCATCGAGCTGCACCACGACAAGCACCACGCGGCCTACGTCACGGGCGCCAACAACACCCTGGAGCAGCTGGCGGAGGCGCGCGACAAGGAGAACTGGGGCGCGCTCAACGGCCTGGAGAAGAACCTCGCGTTCCATCTCTCCGGCCACATCCTGCACAGCATCTACTGGCACAACATGGCCAGCCCGAAGACCGGCGAGGGCGGCGGCGAGCCCACCGCGGCCGACGGCCTGGGCGAGCTGGCCGACGCGATCACCGAGTCCTTCGGCTCCTTCGCGAAGTTCAAGAAGCAGCTGACCTTCGCGTCCTCCGCCACGCAGGGTTCCGGCTGGGGCGTGCTCGCGTACGAGCCCGTCAGCGGCCGCCTCGTCGTCGAGCAGGTCTACGACCACCAGGGCAACGTGGGTGTCGCCAGCACCCCGATCCTGGTCTTCGACGCCTGGGAGCACGCCTTCTACCTGCAGTACAAGAACCAGAAGGTGGACTTCATCGAGGCGATGTGGAACGTCGTCAACTGGCAGGACGTCTCCCGGCGCTACGCCGACGCCAAGGCCAACACCCCGCTGCTGATCCCCGTCAAGGGCTGA
- a CDS encoding amino acid permease, with protein sequence MSHSSTAARPEPPRTDAGSPLGNGLKQRHLSMIALGGVIGAGLFVGSGAGIAAAGPSIVLAYAASGLLVMFVMRMLGEMSAANPASGSFSVHAERAIGPWAGFTVGWMFWALLCVGVAIEAIGAAHIMTGWFPGTPSWMWVLVFMALFCGSNLAAVSNFGEFEFWFAALKIGAIALFLGLGVLAVLGLLPGTDAAGTANLLHGGGFLPGGVDGLLVGLLASVVAYGGLETVTIAAAESEDPVKGVATAVRTTMWRIAVVYVGSMLVIVTLLPWNDPEVREDGPYAATLDHLGIPAAGDIMNVVILIALLSAMNANIYGSSRMAHSLVSRGQGPRALGRVAGGVPRRAVLASSGFGFATVLLSYWYPDTLFAWLLNMVGGVILVVWGFIAVSQSVLRRRLEREAPEKLVVRMWGFPYLTWVALAGVAGVLVLMARGEDTRVQVIFTGGLAVALAVTGYALQRRAAVAR encoded by the coding sequence ATGAGCCACAGCAGTACCGCCGCACGCCCCGAGCCGCCGCGGACCGACGCCGGATCCCCGCTCGGCAACGGACTCAAGCAGCGCCACCTCTCGATGATCGCGCTCGGCGGTGTCATCGGCGCCGGACTCTTCGTCGGATCCGGGGCCGGCATCGCCGCGGCGGGTCCCTCGATCGTGCTCGCCTACGCCGCGTCCGGACTGCTCGTGATGTTCGTGATGCGGATGCTCGGCGAGATGTCCGCCGCCAACCCCGCCTCCGGCTCCTTCTCGGTGCACGCGGAACGGGCGATCGGCCCGTGGGCCGGGTTCACCGTCGGCTGGATGTTCTGGGCGCTGCTGTGCGTGGGCGTGGCCATCGAGGCCATCGGTGCGGCGCACATCATGACGGGCTGGTTCCCGGGCACCCCGTCGTGGATGTGGGTGCTGGTCTTCATGGCACTGTTCTGTGGCTCCAACCTGGCCGCCGTCTCGAACTTCGGCGAGTTCGAGTTCTGGTTCGCGGCCCTCAAGATCGGTGCCATCGCCCTCTTCCTGGGGCTGGGCGTGCTGGCCGTCCTCGGCCTGCTGCCCGGCACCGACGCAGCCGGCACGGCCAACCTGCTCCACGGCGGCGGCTTCCTGCCCGGCGGCGTGGACGGCCTGCTGGTCGGCCTGCTGGCCTCGGTCGTCGCCTACGGCGGACTGGAGACGGTCACCATCGCCGCCGCCGAGTCGGAGGACCCGGTCAAGGGGGTGGCCACGGCGGTGAGGACCACCATGTGGCGCATCGCCGTCGTCTACGTCGGCTCCATGCTCGTCATCGTCACCCTGCTGCCGTGGAACGACCCGGAGGTCAGGGAGGACGGCCCGTACGCGGCCACCCTGGACCACCTGGGCATCCCGGCCGCCGGCGACATCATGAACGTGGTCATCCTGATCGCCCTGCTGTCCGCGATGAACGCCAACATCTACGGCTCCTCGCGCATGGCCCACTCCCTCGTCTCCCGCGGCCAGGGGCCCCGGGCGCTGGGCAGGGTCGCCGGCGGCGTCCCGCGCCGGGCCGTGCTCGCCTCCTCCGGCTTCGGCTTCGCCACCGTGCTGCTGTCGTACTGGTACCCGGACACCCTGTTCGCCTGGCTGCTGAACATGGTCGGCGGCGTCATCCTCGTCGTCTGGGGCTTCATCGCCGTCTCGCAGAGCGTGTTGCGCCGCCGGCTGGAGCGCGAGGCTCCGGAGAAGCTCGTGGTGCGGATGTGGGGGTTCCCGTACCTGACCTGGGTGGCGCTGGCCGGGGTGGCCGGGGTCCTCGTGCTCATGGCTCGGGGTGAGGACACCCGAGTGCAGGTGATCTTCACCGGCGGGCTCGCCGTGGCCCTGGCCGTGACCGGATACGCGCTGCAGCGCCGGGCGGCCGTCGCCCGCTGA